The following are from one region of the Corylus avellana chromosome ca1, CavTom2PMs-1.0 genome:
- the LOC132167516 gene encoding uncharacterized protein LOC132167516, whose amino-acid sequence MAAHLLSLRTPHFYFQRSDLSSRQVPTRPLTTCTFTSVPYDPSSSSTSSSSSANRTQTFLYLPLITERPNSTRSVTARSHLNLPLVSPNDHWGTWTALFATGAFGLWSEKTKIGSTLSGALTSTLIALAASNLGIIANEASAYSVVLEFLLPMAVPLLLFRADLRRVIKSTGTLLLAFLIGSVATTVGTAVAYALVPMRSLGQDSWKIAAALMGRHIGGAVNYVAIAEALGVSPSVLAAGLAADNVICAVYFTTLFALASKIPPETSKSTNDVAMDVESEPGNKLPVLQMATALAVSFAICKAGAFLTKYFGIQGGSLPAITAIVVILATAFPKQCGYLAPSGEAMALILMQVFFAVIGASGNIWSVINTAPSIFLFALVQIAIHLAVILGLGRLFRIDLKLLLLASNANVGGPTTACGMATAKGWTSLVVPGILAGIFGIAIATFLGIAFGVTVLKFM is encoded by the exons ATGGCGGCCCACCTTCTCTCCCTCCGCACTCCCCACTTCTACTTCCAACGGTCGGATTTGTCTTCCCGCCAAGTCCCAACCAGACCCTTAACGACCTGTACATTTACTTCAGTGCCTTATGATCCTTCGTCGTCGTCAACATCATCTTCAAGCAGTGCAAATAGAACCCAAACCTTTCTCTATCTTCCTTTAATCACCGAAAGACCCAACTCGACTCGGTCCGTGACGGCTCGGTCGCACTTGAATCTCCCTCTCGTTTCTCCTAATGACCACTGGGGTACCTGGACCGCTCTCTTCGCCACCGGTGCTTTCGGTCTCTG GTCGGAGAAGACCAAGATCGGAAGTACATTGAGTGGTGCTTTAACGAGCACTTTGATAGCACTTGCAGCAAGTAATTTGGGGATTATTGCGAATGAAGCTTCCGCATATTCAGTTGTGTTGGAGTTTCTGCTCCCAATGGCTGTACCATTGCTGTTGTTTAGAGCAGATTTGCGCCGCGTGATAAAGTCGACTGGGACACTTCTCTTGGCTTTCTTGATAGGCTCAG TTGCAACAACAGTTGGAACAGCGGTGGCATATGCGTTAGTTCCAATGCGATCACTTGGTCAAGATAGTTGGAAAATAGCAGCTGCACTCATGGGCAGACATATTGGTGGAG CTGTCAATTATGTTGCCATTGCTGAAGCCCTTGGTGTTTCTCCATCAGTTTTAGCTGCTGGACTAGCTGCGGATAACGTTATTTGTGCAGTATATTTTACGACGTTGTTTGCATTAGCTTCTAAGATACCCCCTGAGACATCAAAGTCAACCAATG ATGTTGCAATGGATGTGGAATCGGAGCCTGGCAACAAACTGCCTGTGCTACAAATGGCTACTGCACTTGCTGTATCATTTGCCATCTGCAAGGCTGGCGCTTTTCTCACaaaatattttggaattcaAGGGGGCAGCCTCCCAGCCATAACGGCTATTGTTGTTATTCTAGCAACTGCATTTCCAAAGCAGTGTGGTTATCTTGCACCATCTGGAGAGGCTATGGCTTTGATATTAATGCAG GTATTTTTTGCTGTGATTGGTGCTAGTGGGAACATATGGAGTGTCATAAACACGGCACCTAGTATTTTTCTGTTTGCTCTTGTCCAAATAGCAATCCATCTTGCTGTGATTCTCGGACTGGGAAGGCTCTTTCGCATCGATCTGAAGTTGTTACTCCTGGCGTCAAATGCCAACGTCGGAGGTCCTACGACGGCATGTGGGATGGCCACAGCAAAAGGATGGACTTCTTTGGTTGTTCCTGGCATTCTTGCAGGCATCTTTGGAATTGCTATTGCAACTTTTCTCGGCATTGCATTTGGTGTGACAGTCTTAAAGTTCatgtaa
- the LOC132188444 gene encoding uncharacterized protein LOC132188444, producing the protein MQDPNGFMDEKCENRLYIGNLDLRITEASLIKMFSPFGKIVSEDFLWHTRGPKRGEPRGFAFIQYSTKEEAKLAKEKMHGKLACGRPLVVRLASEKYLVETAEKSSKGAGESNKTSLSGSSSGQMNRSAKIAAIKNKLKALGEESSSAKKQKLAESISCTESLDNCSD; encoded by the exons ATGCAGGATCCTAATGGTTTTATGGACGAGAAGTGTGAAAACAGGCTTTACATCGGTAACCTTGATTTGAGAATAACAGA GGCTTCTCTGATTAAGATGTTTTCGCCCTTTGGAAAGATTGTATCTGAAGACTTCCTGTGGCATACTCGCGGCCCAAAACGCGGAGAGCCACGGGGCTTTGCTTTCATCCAGTACAGCACTAAAGAG GAAGCAAAATTGGCCAAGGAGAAGATGCATGGAAAATTAGCATGTGGCCGCCCGTTGGTTGTCCGTCTTGCTAGTGAGAAATACTTGGTGGAAACGGCAGAGAAGTCTTCCAAAGGAGCGGGTGAGTCAAACAAGACCAGCCTTTCTGGTAGCAGTTCAGGACAGATGAATCGAAGTGCTAAAATAGCTGCAAtcaagaataaattaaaagctttAGGGGAGGAGAGCTCTAGTGCAAAGAAGCAGAAGCTAGCTGAAAGCATCTCATGCACTGAAAGTCTGGATAACTGTTCCGATTGA